Genomic segment of Streptomyces longhuiensis:
CCTGGTGGGCGCGATCGCGGCCGGTGGCAACCCGCTCACCGCCGCTGCGGGCGCCTTCTTCCTCGGCGTGCGCAACTCGTTCTACGGGCTGCGCCTGTCCCAGTTGCTCGCCCTCCCGCGCGTGGTGCGCCCCTTCGCCGCGCACTGGGTCATCGACGAGACCACCGCCGTCTCGCTCGCCCAGCCGACGCGTCGCAGCGCCCGTATCGGTTTCACCGTCACGGGGCTGACCCTGTACGTGCTGTGGAACCTCACGACCCTGCTCGGGGCGCTCGGCGCGGAGGCCATCGGCGACACCGACGCCTGGGGGCTCGACGCGGCCGGACCCGCGGTCTTCCTGGCGCTGCTCGCGCCGATGCTGCGGACAGCCACGGAACGGGCCGTGGCCGGGATCGCCGTCATCCTCGGCCTCGGGCTGCTGCCTGTTCTGCCGGCCGGTGTGCCGGTCCTGGTGGCCGCGCTCGCGGCGCCGGCCGTGCTCTACGCGGAGGGGCGCCGGGCGGCACGGCGAGCGACCGGAAAGAACCCACAAGAGGACCCGCGGAAGGCCGACGGCCGACAGGGAGAGGGCCGATGAACATCTGGATCGCGGTCGCGGTGACCGCAGTCGGCTGCTACGCCGTCAAGCTCATCGGGCTCCTCGTGCCCGCCGGTGTCCTGGAACGGCCGCTGGTCCGACGACTGGCGGCATTGCTCCCCGTGGCCCTGCTGGCCGCGCTCACGGCCCAGCAGACCTTCGCCGACGGCACCACGCTCGTTCTCGACGCGAAGGCGGCCGGGCTGGCCGCGGCGGCGGTCGCGCTGATCCTTCGCGCGCCGTTCCTGGTCGTCGTCGCGGCGGCCGTCGTGGTCACGGCCGGGCTGCGCGCCGTCACGGGATGAGCCCTCACGCGCGCGTGGATCCGGGTGGCCTCCATCAGCGTCACCCGTGATGCGGGATGCGTCCCACGCGGGCACGCGGACCCCGGCGGCCCGCCAGCGTCACCCCGGGATGCGGGATGCGCCCCCCCCGCGCGTGGACCCCTTGCGCACCTGCCGCCCCCACTCAGTGCGCCACCGGCACCTGCGGCACCGACCCTGCCGCGGGTTCCGGTAGGCCGAGTCGCCGGGCCGTTGTCTCCGGGCGGCAGAAGAGCGCCGCCAGGCCCCCCGCCGTCACCAGCAGCCCGGCGGTGAGGAGCCACCCCTCTTCGTAGCCGGCCGACACCGTCCGGGCACGGTCCACCATGCCGCCGAGCACGAGGGGCGACAGGATGCCGCCCAGCGCGTAGACGAAGGTCAAGGCGCCGAGGGCGACGCCGCGTTGGGCCGGAGGAGCGATGCGGGCACAGGCCGTGGATGCCACGGTCAGCATCACCATGGCGAGCGCCATGGGGCCGAGCATCAGGGGCACCTTGACCGCCAGGGAGTCCGTCGTGCCGTACACGGCGGTGGCGCAGCCCGCGACGGTGACGAGGAGACCCGCACCGGACCCTGGGGGCAGGCGCCGGGGTGTGCCCTTGCGGGCGGAGCGCCGGGCGATCAGGCCGTGGCCGAGGATGACCGCCCCGTTGGCGAGGGCGCCCAGGCCGACCATCGTGCCCGCCTGGTGAAGGTCCCAGCCGACGACGCTCTCCAGGTAGTCGGGCGCCCACGTCAGCATGGTGCTCATCGACCAGTAGGCGGCGAACGAGCCGAACGCGGCGGTCAGGAACGTGCCGGAGAGCAGGATGGCGCGCAACGGCACTGTGTCCGTCGTGGGCGTCCGCTCCGCGGCCTCGGACGGCTTCCTGGTGAGCGGTGGCGCCAGCGGCCCGTCCGCGCCCCACAGCCGCCAGCAGATGGCCCACAGAAGGCCCGCCAGACCGACGACCCCGAACGACCAGCGCCAGCCCCAGTGCGTGATCACCCACGTGAGCACCGGCGAGGCGACGGCCACCCCGGCCGCCGCGCCGACCAGCAGGACCGCGGTGGGCAGGGCGCGCTCATGCTG
This window contains:
- a CDS encoding AzlC family ABC transporter permease; the encoded protein is MAEQTTSTAIRAGSARDGQAGRPGDGRPEKADSAVVRDALGVGVAVGLSGFAFGVTSAGSGLSVLQTCALSLLVFTGASQFALVGAIAAGGNPLTAAAGAFFLGVRNSFYGLRLSQLLALPRVVRPFAAHWVIDETTAVSLAQPTRRSARIGFTVTGLTLYVLWNLTTLLGALGAEAIGDTDAWGLDAAGPAVFLALLAPMLRTATERAVAGIAVILGLGLLPVLPAGVPVLVAALAAPAVLYAEGRRAARRATGKNPQEDPRKADGRQGEGR
- a CDS encoding AzlD domain-containing protein, encoding MNIWIAVAVTAVGCYAVKLIGLLVPAGVLERPLVRRLAALLPVALLAALTAQQTFADGTTLVLDAKAAGLAAAAVALILRAPFLVVVAAAVVVTAGLRAVTG
- a CDS encoding MFS transporter — its product is MSRAWRTTWLLLAFMLVNFADKAVLGLAGPEIRADFGITRQEFGTAQSAFFALFSLAALGVSALTRRVRTTTLLLVLALLWSVAQLPMLWGAAGFGTLLATRVLLGAAEGPASPVAMHHVHGWFPQHERALPTAVLLVGAAAGVAVASPVLTWVITHWGWRWSFGVVGLAGLLWAICWRLWGADGPLAPPLTRKPSEAAERTPTTDTVPLRAILLSGTFLTAAFGSFAAYWSMSTMLTWAPDYLESVVGWDLHQAGTMVGLGALANGAVILGHGLIARRSARKGTPRRLPPGSGAGLLVTVAGCATAVYGTTDSLAVKVPLMLGPMALAMVMLTVASTACARIAPPAQRGVALGALTFVYALGGILSPLVLGGMVDRARTVSAGYEEGWLLTAGLLVTAGGLAALFCRPETTARRLGLPEPAAGSVPQVPVAH